The genomic region TCCGCCTGGTTCATCTTCCGCTGGCCGTACCGAGCAGGGTGCGGGCGATCACCCGTAGCGCCAGCACCTCGTCGGCGCCCTCGAAGATCGACAGCACCCGGGCGTCCACGAAGTAGCGGGACACGGCGTACTCCTCGGTGTACCCGTAGCCGCCGTGCAGCTGCTGGGCCTCGCGGGTCACCCACTCGGCCA from Actinomycetota bacterium harbors:
- a CDS encoding acyl-CoA dehydrogenase, with the protein product AEWVTREAQQLHGGYGYTEEYAVSRYFVDARVLSIFEGADEVLALRVIARTLLGTASGR